The proteins below come from a single Serratia ficaria genomic window:
- the fecI gene encoding ferric citrate uptake sigma factor FecI — protein MSATASAPHDALSRLYATHHAWLQGWLRRRLGCAFDADDLAQDTFLRILKSDAAAAIREPKDFLVTVAKRVMVDFFRRKTLERAYLEMLALIPAAYAPSPEQRQCLLESLQQIDSMLDGLGPKVKQAFLLSQLEGLGYAEIALRLGVSVSSVKKYMARATEHCLLFSLENAAP, from the coding sequence ATGTCTGCCACCGCCTCAGCCCCCCATGACGCCCTGTCGCGTCTTTACGCCACCCATCACGCCTGGCTGCAGGGATGGTTGCGCCGCCGGCTGGGGTGTGCCTTCGACGCCGACGATCTGGCGCAGGACACCTTCCTGCGCATTCTGAAGAGCGATGCGGCCGCCGCGATCCGCGAGCCAAAAGATTTTCTGGTCACCGTCGCCAAGCGGGTGATGGTCGATTTCTTCCGCCGCAAGACGCTGGAACGCGCCTACCTGGAGATGCTGGCGCTGATCCCGGCAGCCTATGCCCCGTCGCCGGAGCAGCGGCAATGCCTGCTGGAAAGCCTGCAGCAGATCGACAGCATGCTCGACGGCCTGGGGCCAAAGGTGAAACAGGCTTTTTTGCTGTCGCAGCTGGAAGGCCTGGGCTACGCCGAGATCGCCCTGCGGCTCGGCGTTTCCGTCAGCTCGGTCAAAAAATACATGGCCAGGGCCACTGAACACTGCCTGCTGTTCAGCCTCGAAAACGCCGCACCTTGA
- a CDS encoding MFS transporter — MSVFSRASALPLLVAGAMFMENLDGTVIVTAMPQMAASFGVQPVDMNIGITAYILALTVFIPASGWIANRFGARTVFSVAVAIFTLASVLCALSPSLPLFTAARILQGIAGALMVPVGRLIVLRNAAKQDLIKAIATITWPALVAPILGPPVGGFITTYASWHWIFILNVPLGVVALILAGRLIPRETAQQSAPFDIPGFVLTGVACFGLMFGLDLISHPQLSWLVPVLCVGGSLALGLLAVRHAKRSPHPLVELWAMRIKSYAVTIWGGTLFRIAIGAVPFLLPLMFQLAFGLNAFDAGLLVLAVFAGNLAMKPFTSAVLFRFPFRTILVGNGLLNAATIFACALLTPQTPTWLILALLFVSGLTRSMQFTALNTLAFSEVPQPRMNGANTLFNMAQQLGGGLSIAIGALALRLAEMLFPGRSAAVPLADFQLAFVAIGVVALLAVVDSFTLNRDAGSEIRRKKTATPAQRGNASPPLQQK, encoded by the coding sequence ATGAGCGTGTTTTCCCGCGCCAGCGCGCTGCCGCTGCTGGTGGCCGGCGCCATGTTTATGGAAAACCTCGACGGCACGGTGATCGTCACCGCCATGCCGCAGATGGCGGCTTCGTTCGGCGTGCAGCCGGTAGACATGAATATCGGCATCACCGCCTATATTTTGGCGCTGACGGTGTTCATTCCGGCCAGCGGCTGGATCGCCAACCGCTTCGGCGCCCGCACGGTGTTTTCCGTCGCGGTGGCCATCTTCACCCTCGCCTCGGTCCTGTGCGCCCTCAGCCCCAGCCTGCCGCTGTTCACCGCCGCGCGCATCCTGCAGGGGATCGCCGGGGCGCTGATGGTGCCGGTCGGGCGACTGATCGTGCTGCGCAACGCCGCCAAGCAGGATCTGATCAAGGCCATCGCCACCATCACCTGGCCGGCGCTGGTGGCGCCGATCCTCGGCCCGCCGGTCGGCGGCTTCATTACCACCTACGCCTCCTGGCATTGGATCTTCATCCTCAACGTGCCGCTCGGGGTGGTCGCGCTGATCCTGGCAGGAAGGCTGATCCCGCGCGAAACCGCGCAGCAGAGCGCGCCGTTCGATATCCCCGGCTTTGTGTTGACCGGCGTCGCCTGTTTCGGCCTGATGTTCGGGCTGGATCTGATCAGCCATCCGCAGCTTTCCTGGCTGGTGCCGGTGCTGTGCGTCGGCGGCAGCCTGGCGCTGGGCCTGTTGGCGGTGCGTCACGCCAAACGCAGCCCGCACCCGCTGGTCGAGCTGTGGGCGATGCGCATAAAAAGTTACGCCGTCACCATATGGGGCGGCACGCTGTTCCGCATCGCCATCGGCGCGGTGCCCTTCCTGCTGCCGCTGATGTTCCAGCTGGCGTTCGGCCTCAACGCCTTCGATGCCGGGCTGCTGGTACTGGCGGTGTTTGCCGGCAATCTGGCGATGAAACCCTTTACCTCCGCGGTGCTGTTCCGCTTCCCGTTCCGCACCATCCTGGTGGGCAACGGGCTGCTGAATGCCGCCACCATTTTCGCCTGCGCCTTGCTGACGCCGCAGACCCCGACCTGGCTGATTCTGGCGCTGTTGTTCGTCAGCGGCCTGACGCGTTCGATGCAGTTTACCGCCCTCAATACCCTGGCATTTTCCGAAGTGCCGCAGCCGCGGATGAACGGCGCCAACACGCTGTTCAATATGGCGCAGCAGCTGGGCGGCGGCCTGAGCATCGCCATCGGCGCGCTGGCGCTGCGGCTGGCGGAGATGCTGTTTCCCGGCCGCAGCGCCGCCGTGCCGCTGGCCGATTTCCAGCTGGCGTTCGTGGCGATCGGCGTCGTCGCCCTGCTGGCGGTGGTGGACAGCTTTACGCTCAACCGCGACGCCGGCAGTGAAATCCGCCGGAAAAAAACCGCTACGCCGGCGCAGCGCGGCAATGCGTCGCCGCCCCTGCAGCAAAAATAA
- a CDS encoding ABC transporter permease — translation MQKSAQYQRLALGGLLFIAVIALLVYGIGWDTIKGRQEDLAYLGKQHMFLVGCSMLLSLLVGIPSGILLSRPFARRWAEYVMQVFNVGNTLPPLAVLALAMVIIGIGDKPAIVALFLASLLPIVRNTYSGLCSVPPALIEAANGIGMTAGQRLRQVELPNALPVILSGVRIAMAINVGTAPLAFLIGASSYGELIFPGIYLNDFPTLILGAAATALIALLLDLALAGLGRWLSPHTAS, via the coding sequence ATGCAAAAGTCAGCGCAATACCAGCGCCTGGCCCTCGGCGGCCTGCTGTTTATCGCCGTCATCGCCCTGCTGGTGTACGGCATTGGCTGGGACACCATCAAGGGGCGCCAGGAAGATTTGGCGTATCTCGGCAAGCAGCATATGTTTTTGGTCGGCTGTTCGATGCTGCTGTCGCTGCTGGTCGGCATCCCCAGCGGCATTCTGCTGAGCCGCCCGTTCGCCCGCCGCTGGGCCGAATACGTGATGCAGGTTTTCAACGTCGGCAACACCCTGCCGCCGCTGGCGGTGCTGGCGTTGGCGATGGTGATCATCGGCATCGGCGACAAGCCGGCGATCGTGGCGCTGTTCCTGGCCTCGCTGCTGCCGATCGTGCGCAACACCTACTCCGGGCTGTGCTCGGTGCCGCCGGCGCTGATCGAGGCGGCCAACGGCATCGGCATGACCGCCGGCCAACGCCTGCGTCAGGTAGAGCTGCCCAACGCGCTGCCGGTGATTTTATCCGGGGTGCGCATCGCGATGGCGATCAACGTCGGCACCGCGCCGCTGGCCTTCCTGATCGGCGCCAGCAGCTACGGCGAGCTGATCTTCCCGGGCATCTACCTGAACGATTTCCCCACCCTGATCCTCGGGGCCGCCGCCACCGCGCTGATCGCGCTGCTGCTCGATCTGGCGCTCGCCGGCCTGGGCCGCTGGCTCAGCCCGCACACCGCATCCTGA
- a CDS encoding DUF1161 domain-containing protein, with the protein MKKTLVLAALLLAGAPLAALASCESVKAEISQKIVNNGVPESGFKLDIVPNDQADQAGGQVVGHCENDTQKIVYTRLNNGDDSGDAAQTGTSQDTPNPQ; encoded by the coding sequence ATGAAAAAAACGCTTGTATTAGCTGCACTGCTGCTGGCCGGTGCGCCGCTGGCGGCCCTGGCGTCTTGCGAAAGCGTGAAGGCGGAAATTTCGCAAAAAATCGTCAATAACGGCGTACCCGAATCCGGCTTCAAGCTGGACATCGTGCCTAACGATCAGGCCGATCAGGCCGGCGGCCAGGTGGTTGGCCATTGCGAAAACGACACTCAGAAGATCGTCTACACCCGTTTGAACAACGGGGATGACAGCGGTGACGCGGCGCAGACCGGCACCAGCCAGGACACCCCAAACCCGCAGTAA
- a CDS encoding YnfA family protein translates to MLKTTLLFFATALAEIVGCFLPYLWLKKGAGAWLLLPAAASLMLFVWLLTLHPAASGRVYAAYGGVYVATALLWLRVVDGVKLSALDWLGAGVALAGMLIIVAGWRAA, encoded by the coding sequence ATGTTAAAAACCACGCTGCTGTTTTTCGCTACCGCTCTGGCCGAAATAGTCGGCTGTTTCTTGCCCTACCTGTGGTTGAAGAAGGGCGCCGGCGCCTGGCTGCTGCTGCCGGCGGCGGCCAGCCTGATGCTGTTCGTCTGGCTGTTGACCCTGCATCCGGCGGCCAGCGGGCGCGTCTATGCGGCCTATGGCGGCGTGTACGTGGCGACGGCGTTGCTGTGGCTGCGGGTGGTGGACGGGGTGAAGCTGTCGGCGCTGGACTGGCTCGGCGCCGGGGTGGCGCTGGCGGGGATGCTGATTATCGTTGCCGGCTGGCGCGCCGCCTGA
- a CDS encoding GNAT family N-acetyltransferase, with translation MNHSDLSQCRVDTDRLLIAPFTAADADDVYQAITPTLTRFMNFEPEESPEAFANVWQGWLPLIREGEEAMFIARLRDGKGFVGMGGVHNLHSATPELGIWVKESLHGQGYGREIVQAMALWASERYRPQHFLYPVAEQNAPSRRIAESLGGVVAGRRENIKYDCVVYHLPPQL, from the coding sequence ATGAATCACAGTGACCTTTCTCAGTGCCGCGTTGACACCGACCGTTTGTTGATTGCCCCTTTCACCGCAGCAGACGCCGACGATGTTTACCAGGCGATTACCCCTACGTTGACGCGCTTTATGAATTTTGAGCCGGAAGAGTCGCCGGAAGCGTTCGCCAACGTCTGGCAAGGTTGGCTGCCGCTGATCCGCGAAGGCGAGGAAGCGATGTTTATCGCCCGCCTGCGCGACGGCAAAGGGTTCGTCGGCATGGGCGGCGTGCACAATCTGCACAGCGCTACGCCGGAGCTGGGCATCTGGGTGAAAGAAAGCCTGCATGGCCAGGGCTATGGCCGGGAAATCGTGCAGGCGATGGCCCTGTGGGCCAGCGAACGCTACCGGCCGCAGCATTTCCTCTATCCGGTGGCCGAGCAGAATGCCCCCAGCCGGCGCATCGCGGAGTCTTTGGGCGGCGTCGTCGCCGGCCGCCGCGAAAACATCAAGTACGACTGCGTGGTGTACCACCTGCCCCCACAGCTGTAA
- a CDS encoding MDR family MFS transporter yields MTTHASSAAIAHRPLILIACMLAMFMSAIEATIVATAMPTIIGDLGGFSLLGWVFAVYLLSQAITIPIYGRLADLYGRKRVFFFGASLFLLGSVLCGFAPDMYWLIGFRLLQGLGAGAIMPIASTIIGDIYSATERPKVMGYLSSVWGVSAIAGPLLGAFIVQHLPWALVFWVNLPIGLLAMFFLWRFLPSHQQLRKHALDMAGTAWLTLFVSTLLLALLQVETFGWWVVPLLALSAAALALLIRQERRTPEPLFPLALWQSRVIVAGNIGGLVIGAAMMGISAFLPTFIQGVMGGTPLEAGTTLALMSIGWPLASTLSGRLMLLTSYRTTALLGALLLLAGGLILLMLQPHGGLLWGRVAAFMVGAGMGLCNTTFLVSVQNAAHYSIRGIATACTVFTRMMGSAIGTAILGATLNVNLQLRLPQIADPVQQLMEPATRRAMAPDMLAHLTQQVAASLHWVFLASALVSLLALAAAMLIPARCRPQGEGEEAEQQA; encoded by the coding sequence ATGACAACTCACGCTTCATCTGCAGCCATCGCCCACCGTCCGCTGATCCTCATCGCCTGCATGCTGGCGATGTTCATGTCCGCTATCGAGGCCACCATCGTCGCCACCGCCATGCCGACCATCATCGGCGATCTCGGCGGCTTCTCGCTGCTGGGGTGGGTGTTTGCGGTTTATTTGCTGTCGCAGGCGATCACCATTCCCATCTATGGGCGGCTGGCCGATCTCTATGGCCGCAAGCGGGTGTTTTTCTTCGGCGCATCGCTGTTTCTGCTGGGATCGGTGCTGTGCGGCTTCGCGCCTGACATGTATTGGCTGATCGGCTTCCGCTTGCTGCAGGGGCTGGGCGCCGGCGCCATCATGCCGATCGCCTCCACCATTATCGGCGATATCTACAGCGCCACCGAGCGGCCGAAGGTGATGGGCTACCTGTCCAGCGTATGGGGCGTATCGGCGATCGCCGGGCCGCTGCTGGGCGCGTTTATCGTGCAACATCTGCCCTGGGCGCTGGTGTTCTGGGTCAATCTGCCGATCGGCCTGCTGGCGATGTTTTTCCTGTGGCGTTTTCTGCCCTCGCATCAGCAGCTGCGCAAACACGCGCTGGATATGGCGGGCACCGCCTGGCTGACCCTGTTCGTCTCGACGTTGCTGCTGGCGCTGCTGCAGGTGGAAACCTTCGGCTGGTGGGTGGTGCCGCTGCTGGCGCTGTCGGCCGCCGCCCTGGCGTTGCTGATCCGTCAGGAACGCCGCACCCCGGAGCCGCTGTTCCCGCTGGCGCTGTGGCAAAGCCGGGTGATCGTCGCCGGCAACATCGGCGGTCTGGTCATCGGCGCGGCGATGATGGGCATCAGCGCCTTTCTGCCGACCTTTATTCAGGGCGTGATGGGCGGCACGCCGCTGGAAGCGGGCACCACGCTGGCGCTGATGTCGATAGGCTGGCCGCTGGCCAGCACGCTGAGCGGCCGCCTGATGCTGTTGACCTCTTATCGCACCACCGCCTTGCTGGGCGCGCTGCTGCTGTTGGCCGGCGGGCTGATCCTGCTGATGCTGCAGCCGCACGGCGGGCTGCTGTGGGGGCGGGTGGCGGCCTTTATGGTCGGCGCCGGCATGGGGTTATGCAACACCACCTTTTTGGTTTCGGTGCAAAACGCGGCGCATTACAGCATCCGCGGCATCGCCACCGCCTGCACGGTGTTTACCCGCATGATGGGGTCGGCCATCGGCACCGCCATTTTAGGCGCCACGCTGAACGTCAATCTGCAGCTGCGGCTGCCGCAAATCGCCGATCCGGTGCAGCAGCTGATGGAGCCGGCGACGCGTCGCGCCATGGCGCCGGACATGCTGGCCCACCTGACGCAGCAGGTGGCGGCTTCGCTGCACTGGGTATTTCTGGCGTCGGCGTTGGTTTCGCTGTTGGCGCTGGCGGCGGCGATGCTGATCCCGGCGCGCTGCAGGCCGCAGGGCGAAGGCGAAGAGGCGGAACAACAGGCCTGA
- the fecR gene encoding ferric citrate uptake sigma factor regulator FecR — protein sequence MSPPITPEQRQALKTAAQWFALLCDENVTARQRRQWQAWHQQHEVHRWAWQRVEALQSQLRGVPGKFGYRTLDQAGKQAALDRRTLLKSLLLLLGVGGGWLGYQSPLGRELRADYRTATGEIKPVVLSDGTRMVLNTASAVDVHYDAQQRLIRLHAGEISLITGRDARPLWVASPQGAMRALGTHFLVRESGGETRLTVLEHAVEAQLAQRPQEKRLIDAGEQVSFSAGAFAAKQPAAASDDWTRGVLSVSQWRLDRVVAELARYRRGRLSCDPAVAGLRVSGSFPLNDTDRALALLGQTLPVRLQSFTRYWLQIVPA from the coding sequence ATGAGCCCCCCGATCACCCCCGAACAGCGCCAGGCGCTGAAAACGGCCGCCCAGTGGTTCGCCCTGCTGTGCGACGAAAACGTCACCGCGCGCCAGCGGCGGCAGTGGCAGGCCTGGCACCAGCAGCACGAGGTTCACCGCTGGGCCTGGCAGCGCGTCGAGGCGTTGCAAAGCCAGCTGCGGGGCGTACCGGGCAAATTCGGCTATCGCACGCTCGATCAGGCCGGCAAACAGGCGGCTCTGGATCGCCGCACCCTGCTGAAAAGCCTGCTGCTGTTGCTCGGCGTGGGCGGCGGCTGGCTGGGTTACCAGTCGCCGCTGGGCCGCGAGCTGCGGGCCGACTACCGCACCGCCACCGGCGAGATCAAACCGGTGGTGCTCAGCGACGGCACGCGGATGGTGCTGAACACCGCCAGCGCGGTCGACGTGCATTACGATGCGCAGCAACGGCTGATCCGTCTGCACGCCGGCGAAATCAGCCTGATTACCGGCCGCGACGCCCGGCCGCTGTGGGTAGCAAGCCCGCAGGGCGCAATGCGCGCGCTCGGCACCCATTTTCTGGTGCGCGAAAGCGGCGGCGAAACGCGGCTGACGGTGCTGGAGCATGCGGTCGAAGCCCAGCTGGCGCAGCGGCCGCAGGAGAAACGCCTGATTGACGCCGGTGAACAGGTTAGCTTCAGCGCCGGGGCCTTCGCTGCGAAACAGCCCGCGGCGGCAAGCGACGATTGGACCCGCGGGGTGCTCAGCGTCAGCCAGTGGCGGCTGGATCGGGTGGTTGCCGAACTGGCACGCTACCGCCGCGGCCGCCTGAGCTGCGATCCGGCGGTCGCCGGCCTGCGCGTCAGCGGCAGCTTCCCGCTCAACGACACCGATCGCGCCCTGGCCCTGCTCGGCCAGACGCTGCCGGTGCGCCTGCAAAGCTTCACCCGCTACTGGCTGCAAATCGTCCCCGCCTGA
- a CDS encoding DUF1283 family protein, with amino-acid sequence MKTLSTQRLLRGMLPIALLALIGAWQAPALAATCTQGSTCVTVDGKNGAMSTEEARQSKEQWNDTKSLRHKVNTRVEKEFDKVDRAADDEDRCNDSSNVNAYWEPGTRKCLDRQTGRRINP; translated from the coding sequence ATGAAAACACTTTCGACCCAACGACTGCTGCGCGGCATGCTGCCGATCGCCCTGCTGGCGCTGATCGGCGCCTGGCAGGCCCCGGCGCTGGCCGCCACCTGCACCCAGGGCAGCACCTGCGTCACCGTCGACGGCAAAAACGGCGCGATGAGCACGGAAGAAGCGCGGCAGAGCAAAGAGCAGTGGAATGATACCAAATCCCTGCGCCACAAGGTTAACACCCGCGTGGAGAAAGAGTTCGACAAGGTCGACCGCGCGGCCGACGACGAAGATCGCTGCAACGACAGTTCCAACGTCAATGCCTATTGGGAGCCGGGTACCCGCAAATGTCTGGATCGCCAAACCGGGCGTCGGATTAATCCTTAA
- the fecA gene encoding TonB-dependent Fe(3+) dicitrate receptor FecA — MHHFWGKRVTPLAIAVGLAFASPSMAASAAAAYRIPAGELDGALNAFAAQAGIALSVDGALTAGKRSPGLSGNYGVDDGLNALLAGSGLQARALGNRGYTLVTLPAPQKKEEEVTVVGDWLAEGRQIDVFEHPGARDVVRRETFAKTGATTLRETLNRVPGVVAPENNGTGSHDMALNFGIRGLNPRLASRSTVLMDGIPVPFAPYGQPQLSLAPVSLGNMDAIDVVRGGGAVRYGPQSVGGVVNFVTRAIPQTFGIEAGMQGQLSPTSRQDHPKGTGNLMIGGTADNGLGAALLYSGTRGSDWREHSATKIDDVMLKSRYAPNQVHSFNSLLQYYQGEAEMPGGLSRADYDANPFQSTRPYDKFWGRRQLANFGYQYQPDQQHKFDVQSFYTYTLRSGYLDQGKNLTLSPREYWVRGVEPRYSQSFRWGSSAHEVGVGYRYVSESTHELRYYSKASGGKLPTGSSPYDRDTQSGTEAHAFYIDDRIDIGDWTITPGMRYEHIRSYQNNYIKNNRLDVSYNAPLPALNVMYHLNEYWNLYANTEGSFGTVQYSQIGKAVDSGNIEPEKARTWELGTRYAGDALTGEIGLFLINFNNQYDANQVTDSVTARGKTRHAGLEGSLRYDLSPLTPRLADMTIYASYAYVNATIREDGAYKGNQVPFSPKHKGTLGLDYTPGNWAFNLNGEFQSSQFADNANTVAESADGSTGRIPGYMLWGLRAAYDFGPEMAGLNLGVGVKNLFDQRYFTRAYDDNNKGLYVGQPRTVYLQGSVKF, encoded by the coding sequence ATGCACCACTTTTGGGGAAAACGGGTTACACCTTTGGCGATCGCCGTCGGGCTGGCGTTCGCCTCGCCGTCGATGGCCGCCAGCGCCGCCGCGGCTTATCGCATCCCGGCCGGTGAGCTGGATGGCGCGCTGAACGCCTTCGCCGCCCAGGCCGGCATTGCGCTGTCGGTCGACGGCGCGCTGACCGCCGGCAAACGCTCGCCGGGGCTGAGCGGCAACTACGGCGTCGACGACGGCCTGAATGCGCTGTTGGCCGGCAGCGGCCTGCAGGCCAGGGCGCTCGGCAATCGGGGTTACACGCTGGTCACGCTGCCCGCGCCGCAGAAAAAAGAAGAAGAGGTTACCGTGGTCGGCGACTGGCTGGCGGAGGGCCGCCAGATTGACGTGTTCGAACACCCCGGCGCCCGCGACGTAGTGCGCCGCGAAACCTTCGCCAAAACCGGCGCCACCACCCTGCGCGAAACCCTGAACCGCGTGCCGGGCGTGGTGGCGCCGGAAAATAACGGCACCGGCAGCCACGACATGGCGCTGAACTTCGGCATTCGCGGCCTCAACCCGCGGCTGGCCAGCCGCTCGACGGTGCTGATGGACGGCATCCCGGTGCCCTTCGCGCCCTACGGCCAGCCGCAGCTGTCGCTGGCGCCGGTCTCGCTCGGCAATATGGACGCGATCGACGTGGTGCGCGGCGGCGGCGCGGTGCGCTATGGGCCGCAAAGCGTCGGCGGCGTGGTTAACTTCGTCACCCGCGCCATTCCGCAAACCTTCGGCATCGAGGCCGGCATGCAGGGCCAGCTCAGCCCGACCTCCCGCCAGGATCACCCGAAAGGCACCGGCAACCTGATGATCGGCGGCACCGCCGACAACGGCCTCGGCGCCGCGCTGCTCTACTCCGGCACCCGCGGCAGCGACTGGCGCGAGCACAGCGCCACCAAGATCGACGACGTGATGCTGAAAAGCCGCTACGCGCCCAACCAGGTGCACAGCTTCAACAGCCTGCTGCAATACTACCAGGGCGAAGCGGAGATGCCGGGCGGCCTGAGCCGGGCAGACTACGACGCCAACCCGTTCCAGTCGACCCGCCCGTACGACAAGTTCTGGGGCCGCCGCCAGCTGGCGAACTTCGGCTATCAGTATCAGCCTGACCAGCAGCATAAATTCGACGTGCAGAGCTTCTATACCTATACCCTGCGCAGCGGCTATCTGGATCAGGGCAAGAACCTGACGCTGTCGCCGCGCGAATACTGGGTGCGCGGCGTGGAACCGCGCTACAGCCAAAGCTTCCGCTGGGGATCCTCCGCGCATGAGGTCGGCGTAGGCTACCGCTACGTCAGCGAATCCACCCACGAGCTGCGTTACTACAGCAAGGCCAGCGGCGGCAAACTGCCCACCGGCAGCAGCCCGTACGACCGCGATACCCAGTCCGGCACCGAGGCGCACGCGTTCTATATCGATGACCGCATCGATATCGGCGACTGGACCATTACGCCGGGCATGCGCTACGAGCACATCCGGTCGTATCAGAACAACTACATCAAAAACAATCGGCTGGACGTCAGCTATAACGCCCCCCTGCCGGCGCTTAACGTGATGTATCACCTGAACGAATACTGGAACCTGTACGCCAACACCGAAGGCTCGTTCGGCACGGTGCAATACAGCCAGATCGGCAAGGCGGTGGACAGCGGCAACATCGAACCGGAAAAAGCGCGCACCTGGGAACTGGGCACCCGCTACGCCGGCGACGCGCTGACCGGCGAGATCGGGCTGTTCCTGATCAACTTCAACAACCAGTACGACGCCAACCAGGTCACCGACAGCGTCACCGCGCGCGGCAAGACCCGCCACGCCGGGCTGGAGGGCAGCCTGCGCTATGACCTGTCGCCGCTGACGCCGCGGCTGGCAGACATGACGATTTACGCCAGCTACGCCTACGTGAACGCCACCATCCGCGAGGACGGCGCCTACAAGGGCAACCAGGTGCCGTTCTCGCCGAAGCACAAAGGCACCCTGGGGCTGGACTATACCCCGGGCAACTGGGCGTTTAACCTCAACGGCGAGTTCCAGTCCAGCCAGTTCGCCGACAACGCCAACACCGTGGCGGAAAGCGCCGACGGCAGCACCGGCCGCATTCCGGGCTATATGCTGTGGGGCCTGCGCGCCGCCTATGACTTCGGCCCGGAAATGGCCGGCCTCAATCTGGGCGTTGGCGTGAAAAACCTGTTTGACCAGCGCTACTTCACCCGCGCCTACGACGACAACAACAAAGGCCTGTACGTCGGCCAGCCGCGCACTGTCTATCTGCAGGGCTCGGTGAAGTTCTAA
- the ydfG gene encoding bifunctional NADP-dependent 3-hydroxy acid dehydrogenase/3-hydroxypropionate dehydrogenase YdfG, translating into MIIFVTGATSGFGEAIARRFIHEGHQVIAAGRRIERLEALQDELGEALHIVRLDVRNRAAIQQAIEALPAALRQIDVLVNNAGLALGLEPAHKANADDWETMIDTNTKGLVNMTRALLPAMVERNLGHVINIGSTAANWPYAGGNVYGATKAFVKQFSLGLRADLHGTRIRVTDIEPGLVGGTEFSNVRFKGDGGKVGKTYEGADALTPEDIAESVFWVATLPARVNINTLEMMPVSQSFAGLSIHRES; encoded by the coding sequence ATGATCATTTTTGTCACCGGCGCCACCTCCGGTTTCGGCGAAGCTATCGCGCGCCGTTTCATTCATGAAGGCCACCAGGTCATTGCCGCCGGCCGCCGTATCGAACGTTTGGAGGCGTTGCAGGATGAGCTGGGCGAAGCGCTGCATATCGTGCGGCTGGACGTGCGCAACCGCGCCGCCATTCAGCAAGCGATTGAGGCGCTGCCGGCCGCGCTGCGCCAGATCGACGTGCTGGTCAACAACGCCGGGTTGGCGCTGGGGCTGGAACCGGCGCACAAGGCCAACGCCGACGACTGGGAAACCATGATAGACACCAACACCAAAGGGCTGGTGAACATGACCCGCGCCCTGCTGCCCGCCATGGTGGAACGCAATCTCGGCCACGTGATCAACATCGGCTCCACCGCCGCCAACTGGCCGTACGCCGGCGGCAACGTTTACGGCGCCACCAAGGCGTTCGTCAAGCAGTTCAGCCTCGGCCTGCGCGCCGACCTGCACGGCACGCGCATCCGCGTGACCGACATCGAGCCGGGCCTGGTGGGCGGCACCGAGTTCTCCAACGTGCGCTTCAAGGGCGACGGCGGCAAGGTCGGCAAGACCTACGAAGGCGCGGACGCGCTGACGCCGGAGGATATCGCCGAGTCGGTATTCTGGGTGGCGACCCTGCCGGCGCGCGTCAACATCAACACGCTGGAAATGATGCCGGTCAGCCAGTCGTTCGCCGGCTTGAGCATTCACCGCGAGTCCTGA